The Miscanthus floridulus cultivar M001 chromosome 7, ASM1932011v1, whole genome shotgun sequence genome includes a region encoding these proteins:
- the LOC136465720 gene encoding secreted RxLR effector protein 161-like, whose amino-acid sequence MSKVPYATTVGSIMYDLICTRLDVSYALSVASRYQADLGESQWILVKNILKYLRRTKDVFLIYGGEEELVVNGYTDASFQTDMDDSHSQSDFVFTINGGAVSWKSSKQETMTDSTAEAEYIAASRAMKEGVWMRRFLIELGVFPNASSPLNLYCDNNRAIA is encoded by the coding sequence atgagtaaggttccatacGCCACGAcagttggttccatcatgtacgACTTGATATGTACTCGCCtagatgtctcatatgctctaagtgttgcgagcAGGTACCAAGCTGATCTAGGAGAGAGTCAATGGATacttgttaaaaacattcttaagtacttgagaaggactaaagatgtgttcctaatctatggaggtgaggaggagcttgttgtaaatggttacaccgatgctagcttccaaactgacaTGGATGATTCACATTCTCAATCAGAttttgtgttcacaataaatggtggtgctgtaagttggaaaagttccaagcaggagacAATGACCGATTCTACAGCAGAGGCCGAGTACATTGCAGCTTCTAGAGCTAtgaaggaaggtgtttggatgaggaggttcctcattgaacttggtgtgtttccgAATGCATCTAGTCCATTGAATCTATATTGTGACAACAATAGGGCAATTGCGtag